The following coding sequences lie in one Phaeodactylum tricornutum CCAP 1055/1 chromosome 12, whole genome shotgun sequence genomic window:
- a CDS encoding predicted protein, with protein MFTAVASNATTMQQQQQQQQQFVNGTDSRNDDVHRNVETHGQTGETQETTTPERTIVPEGKYEASGTAALADAKEPYQQPQTRIGASSETDTTLPSDLRKILEQVAETGSCHWLSWNHSSHQSNIGVGLDTGTTNGNPMPHTTPDGNSSTAPDTTRTTRPHPSTSASLYTAPPLLRPPTASMPASTAHLTAGHVRPTPLYPSASSSQPARKKPRNGLQASRPPPPQRRFDGTVAASKTTTSTAGARKRPLFLIRTSSSASATSSIFSPGSVGSGRTSGSEPEDTSQYECDSEGTSATSNSEISMERRERNRRKTAALAANQLATTRINAPPAEAPPNLNYKSLREAMRTALGLVLDRWYKSRGGYKLSFAEQKRSRVSGNHTSSSMEKADSNTVPTTSGDNGKEGRSAEVIFQQRKHRLMNMLGPRLDSKDTESSKTPAENVPDDDGPPFTIQRIAEVLLAPERCYTQTHKLCNCLEKLLLVAASTRAFGGSTGGVTFQSQREERELAALGQEKNRLLSSFRQKRIRRRASSSSDDVHVERGEAAHGDRQGDADNSKVQKAQMLGSVADRMNGNAGDLEDLSGAVDCSEESVREMLEAAARASLRTKFDHVGIDPHSSALANRDPRSIAENRGMTNSPPPPNVSMATLPGHSTLLRNHTHSDQDLAHVARAPSPIRFSSLSETSSPPSMRTLHTNPNMHLLQINHAAALAGVSPFDLVALNGGTDGSGTISVGATAHVAASALKEADLESRSSASSDVDSESDDISLDDSASDRSDGSDSGHNEHLSAARAMALSRMQQQQRLQSRMQISLGNYHQSEGVRPPADSEYQSGDSIDSMRAEDSGGSDSSSSDVAD; from the coding sequence ATGTTTACGGCAGTGGCTTCCAACGCCACGAcaatgcaacaacaacaacaacaacaacagcaattcGTCAACGGTACCGATTCGCGGAATGACGACGTGCACCGCAACGTCGAGACTCACGGCCAAACGGGAGAGACCCAAGAAACGACAACACCGGAACGGACGATTGTACCCGAAGGCAAATACGAGGCGAGCGGAACTGCGGCTTTGGCTGATGCCAAAGAGCCGTATCAACAGCCACAAACCCGGATAGGCGCATCCTCCGAGACGGATACCACTCTGCCCAGCGACTTGCGGAAAATTCTGGAACAAGTCGCGGAGACCGGTTCGTGCCACTGGTTGTCGTGGAACCATAGTAGCCATCAAAGCAATATCGGTGTGGGTCTCGATACCGGTACTACGAACGGCAATCCCATGCCCCACACCACCCCGGACGGGAACTCTTCCACTGCACCCGACACCACACGCACGACTCGCCCCCACCCGAGCACGTCCGCATCTCTGTACACCGCCCCGCCCCTCTTACGCCCACCAACGGCATCGATGCCCGCATCAACCGCACACCTAACAGCGGGACACGTACGTCCCACGCCGCTCTATCCGTCGGCTTCCTCATCACAACCAGCCCGCAAAAAACCTCGCAACGGCCTGCAAGCATCGAGACCACCGCCACCCCAACGACGGTTCGATGGGACCGTGGCGGCGAGTAAAACGACCACCTCGACCGCGGGCGCGCGCAAGCGTCCACTCTTTCTGATCCGCACCAGCAGTTCCGCTTCGGCGACCAGCAGTATCTTCTCACCCGGATCCGTCGGGAGTGGACGGACCTCCGGAAGTGAACCGGAAGACACATCGCAGTACGAGTGCGATTCCGAAGGAACGTCGGCCACATCCAATAGCGAGATTTCCATGGAACGGAGGGAACGGAATCGACGAAAGACGGCAGCACTAGCCGCAAACCAATTGGCGACAACACGAATTAATGCCCCTCCGGCTGAAGCACCGCCCAATCTCAACTACAAGAGTCTGCGGGAAGCGATGCGAACGGCCTTGGGATTGGTATTGGATCGCTGGTATAAATCGCGCGGTGGGTACAAGCTTTCGTTTGCCGAGCAAAAACGAAGCCGAGTGTCCGGCAATCATACTTCGTCATCCATGGAAAAGGCTGATTCAAACACAGTGCCGACTACAAGTGGTGACAATGGGAAGGAAGGGCGATCCGCAGAAGTCATTTTTCAGCAACGAAAGCATCGGCTAATGAATATGCTGGGTCCGAGACTGGACAGCAAGGATACCGAATCGTCCAAAACGCCAGCAGAAAACgtcccggacgacgacggtccCCCGTTTACTATACAACGAATTGCGGAAGTCCTACTTGCTCCGGAACGTTGTTATACTCAGACTCATAAACTTTGCAACTGTTTGGAAAAGTTGCTTttggtagcagcttccacGAGGGCATTTGGGGGTAGTACGGGTGGTGTTACATTTCAAAGCCAACGGGAAGAACGAGAGCTCGCCGCTCTGGGCCAAGAGAAAAATCGACTGCTATCCAGTTTTCGACAAAAAAGAATTCGAAGGAGggcgtcgtcctcgtcggacGATGTGCATGTAGAGCGCGGCGAAGCCGCCCATGGTGATCGACAAGGCGATGCCGACAACAGTAAAGTTCAGAAGGCACAAATGCTCGGAAGCGTTGCTGATCGTATGAACGGCAACGCTGGggatttggaagatttgTCGGGAGCGGTAGATTGTTCTGAAGAATCGGTTCGGGAAATGTTAGAAGCGGCAGCTCGAGCATCCTTGCGGACGAAGTTTGACCATGTTGGGATCGATCCTCATTCATCGGCACTGGCAAACCGGGATCCGAGGTCGATTGCGGAAAACCGTGGAATGACCAATTCTCCCCCTCCCCCAAATGTAAGCATGGCCACCCTGCCTGGCCATTCCACATTACTAAGGAACCATACGCATTCTGATCAAGATCTCGCCCATGTCGCGCGAGCGCCTTCTCCGATCCGTTTCAGTTCTCTTAGCGAGACCTCGTCTCCACCATCGATGCGAACACTACACACAAATCCGAATATGCATCTTTTGCAGATTAACCATGCTGCAGCTTTGGCTGGTGTTTCGCCATTTGATCTCGTGGCGTTGAACGGAGGTACCGATGGTTCGGGAACAATATCCGTGGGGGCTACCGCCCATGTAGCTGCCAGCGCTTTGAAGGAGGCTGATTTGGAAAGTCGATCGTCCGCGTCTTCTGACGTCGACTCGGAATCGGACGATATTTCGTTGGACGATTCGGCGTCCGACCGCAGTGACGGATCAGATTCTGGTCACAACGAACATTTGTCAGCTGCTAGAGCAATGGCGTTAAGCCGcatgcaacagcaacaacgatTGCAGAGCCGTATGCAAATTTCGCTGGGGAACTATCATCAGAGTGAAGGTGTTCGGCCTCCAGCGGATTCTGAATATCAGAGCGGCGACAGTATCGATTCGATGAGAGCCGAAGATTCGGGCGGGAGTGATTCATCCTCATCCGACGTGGCAGACTGA
- a CDS encoding predicted protein, whose product PFFGASLFPYLAFLYFLNRPENETPKGVTVGFATCLLFVFLTIPAAIAAKLLYGVSLADSDWLHGGAESLLTVTNLITVV is encoded by the coding sequence CCCTTCTTTGGAGCTTCCCTTTTCCCATACCTCGCGTTCTTATATTTTTTGAATCGACCAGAAAACGAGACACCAAAAGGTGTGACGGTTGGTTTCGCCACATGCCTGTTGTTTGTCTTTCTGACAATTCCGGCCGCCATTGCTGCGAAGCTACTATATGGAGTTTCTTTGGCGGACAGTGATTGGTTGCATGGAGGTGCGGAATCGCTTCTGACAGTTACAAATCTTATAACGGTGGTA
- a CDS encoding predicted protein, with amino-acid sequence MVTPAEGLGPPVARTSVAPTLRYVLGSTVVPGDRLGTIRQIQPGPGTYVRAGHVYASTTGTLSVSSSEAAVAATATATSSAKPTTTTTTTSAPEDALVWAIVQARSSQGPASTTVLTVGRVVLARVVRITRQQAVLEILAADGVTTATATLLHRPEGAIHREDVRDGPSEPIRMQDSFLPGDLVLARVLSLGDSRRYYLTTAEPELGVLHALSRKSGKPMRPTSWKEMACPETGTTEPRKCARPREIP; translated from the coding sequence ATGGTGACACCAGCAGAGGGATTGGGTCCGCCTGTTGCAAGAACCTCCGTTGCACCAACCCTTCGATACGTACTCGGTAGCACCGTCGTTCCCGGCGATCGACTCGGGACCATCCGACAAATCCAACCCGGACCGGGAACCTACGTCCGGGCCGGTCACGTCTACGCCAGCACGACAGGGACACTCTCGGTGTCATCGTCAGaagcagcagtagcagcgACAGCCACAGCAACCTCATCAGCCAAAccaaccaccaccaccaccacgacaaGTGCTCCAGAGGACGCTCTCGTATGGGCAATCGTACAAGCTCGTTCTTCTCAGGGTCCGGCATCCACCACGGTGCTTACGGTAGGTCGCGTCGTACTGGCCCGTGTGGTACGGATTACCCGGCAACAAGCCGTTTTAGAAATACTCGCCGCCGACGGCGTGACGACGGCCACCGCAACGCTGCTGCATCGACCGGAAGGGGCGATTCATCGGGAAGACGTGCGTGACGGACCGTCGGAACCAATTCGCATGCAAGATTCCTTCTTGCCTGGAGACTTGGTACTCGCACGAGTACTCTCGCTTGGCGACAGTCGCCGCTACTATTTGACTACGGCGGAACCAGAGTTGGGCGTCTTGCACGCACTCTCACGGAAAAGTGGGAAACCCATGCGACCCACCAGTTGGAAAGAAATGGCCTGTCCCGAAACCGGCACTACCGAACCACGCAAGTGTGCCCGGCCGCGGGAAATTCCGTAA
- a CDS encoding machado-joseph disease-like protein (Machado-Joseph disease-like protein. The trinucelotide repeat that characterizes severity of the disease in humans is absent in Phaeo.) has translation MTTTKLDPENVWIYHERQEASLCGQHALNNLAQKPVFTAYQLAQIAHQLDELELSYMAQNDEGGTRSTDYQRRLAEGSGNVDAQGNFSIQVLKAALQQEYNLPLPHLSQDVLQQQKLTARSDITDFQGFLCHKSDHWFAIRKVGGRFWNLNSTLKVPVVVSHFQLATEMETWRGQGYTIFCVPSGLPTEGQKQKIAGGLKAEVHRMSDLVRGKPTEKNPWDSLSGRGMRLDGGGTGNALSRKNEGGNPISNGMVVDELTEEEQLQMALQASLEPISDANVPNAVASATLPVPSEPDTSAVGAVRIQFRLPDGSRRVRRFLDTDPMGVVFSYVREQSDGRAIDLRYGFPPRDLVLVHDQTIAEANLANESIQGRFV, from the coding sequence ATGACAACGACAAAGCTCGATCCCGAAAACGTGTGGATCTACCACGAGCGTCAGGAAGCTTCGTTATGCGGGCAGCACGCGTTGAACAACCTTGCCCAGAAACCCGTGTTTACTGCTTATCAGCTGGCACAAATTGCCCATCAACTCGACGAGCTGGAACTCTCGTACATGGCGCAAAACGACGAGGGCGGGACCCGCTCCACCGATTACCAACGCCGTTTGGCTGAAGGCAGCGGAAATGTGGACGCGCAAGGGAATTTTAGCATTCAGGTTTTGAAAGCAGCACTGCAGCAAGAGTACAATCTGCCGTTACCGCACTTATCGCAGGATGTGTTACAGCAACAAAAGTTAACGGCGCGTTCGGATATCACAGATTTTCAAGGATTTCTCTGCCACAAGTCGGATCACTGGTTTGCGATTCGGAAAGTTGGCGGTCGCTTTTGGAATCTCAATTCGACGTTAAAAGTTCCCGTCGTGGTTAGTCACTTCCAGCTCGCGACCGAAATGGAAACATGGCGGGGACAGGGCTACACCATATTTTGCGTGCCCTCCGGCTTGCCCACGGAAGGACAGAAGCAAAAAATTGCAGGAGGGTTAAAGGCCGAGGTTCATCGCATGTCGGACCTCGTACGAGGAAAGCCAACGGAAAAGAATCCCTGGGATAGCTTGTCTGGACGCGGAATGCGCTTGGATGGTGGTGGCACCGGCAATGCTTTAAGTCGCAAGAACGAAGGAGGAAACCCGATCAGCAATGGAATGGTAGTGGACGAATTGACCGAAGAGGAGCAGCTGCAAATGGCCTTGCAAGCCAGCTTGGAACCTATTAGTGATGCGAATGTCCCTAACGCCGTGGCATCGGCAACACTACCCGTCCCGTCCGAGCCAGATACTTCGGCCGTCGGTGCCGTACGGATTCAATTTCGCTTGCCGGACGGTTCGCGGCGTGTCCGAAGATTTCTGGATACAGATCCAATGGGAGTTGTTTTTTCTTACGTCAGGGAACAGTCAGATGGACGTGCCATCGATCTTCGTTACGGTTTTCCTCCCAGAGATTTGGTCCTGGTACATGATCAAACAATTGCCGAAGCGAATCTTGCCAACGAAAGCATTCAAGGTCGATTTGTGTAG
- a CDS encoding predicted protein: MTMKMGMRCLTFILFTCDASWSLVPSVSYNAQRLACRAPTNDVVNTGQREEVDDVGFGRRQALAAAFGLATTSFSFASTLSSSPPSANAFDNKISSKYDDRPKRRGPQPKDLGVAIRTNFEGDEFAGLKNCGAAPNCFCSTMVDDPDHAIPAFVWPGSLDQKQAFAQLQETLQAYPPGQNGVDGGGFLMKTFDDNKGYAFVQFEALKNGYIDDVEFAYIEGYGERAVQVRSSSRVGYLDYGVNAKRVNWIAKELRGKGWDAVGIDFTTHRGYALENQI, from the exons ATGACAATGAAAATGGGAATGCGCTGTTTGACGTTCATCTTGTTTACATGTGACGCGTCTTGGTCGCTCGTACCGTCCGTTTCGTATAATGCGCAGCGGCTTGCCTGTAGAGCTCCAACGAATGATGTTGTGAATACTGGACAACGGGAGGAAGTCGACGATGTTGGTTTTGGGCGCCGACAGGCTCTGGCGGCTGCATTTGGCCTGGCTACgacttccttttcttttgcatcaACTCTTTCATCGTCACCACCGTCTGCCAACGCTTTCGACAACAAAATTTCTAGCAAATACGACGATCGCCCCAAACGAAGAGGACCTCAG CCCAAGGATCTGGGCGTAGCCATCCGCACCAATTTCGAAGGTGACGAATTCGCTGGTCTCAAAAACTGTGGCGCAGCGCCTAACTGTTTCTGCTCCACCATGGTGGACGACCCCGATCACGCAATTCCGGCTTTTGTGTGGCCAGGTTCTTTGGACCAAAAGCAAGCCTTTGCTCAGCTACAAGAAACACTACAGGCGTATCCTCCCGGTCAAAACGGTGTCGACGGTGGCGGATTTCTCATGAAAACttttgacgacaacaaaggaTACGCATTTGTACAGTTTGAGGCTTTAAAGAATGGGTACATTGACGACGTTGAGTTTGCTTATATTGAGGGATACGGTGAGCGGGCGGTGCAGGTGCGTTCAAGCAGCCGTGTTGGGTACTTGGACTATGGAGTGAACGCCAAACGGGTCAACTGGATAGCCAAAGAGTTGCGGGGGAAAGGATGGGATGCCGTCGGCATAGACTTTACGACTCATCGTGGATATGCGCTGGAAAACCAGATTTGA
- a CDS encoding iron ion binding protein yields MEPQIRRRQTKSRRNRDGLIRFARDRTSQNGEDGIIERLFQLLPTESERWCVDLGAWDGVHLSNTNSLLVATADEHVSAANSTLWHGVLVEADTDRFQHLQQLYVNRGNVCLNVSVSGMSDSPHTLENILKTHGDRISLPSDFDFLCIDIDGADYWVWHDLLKSESYRPRVVCVEFNPTIPDDLIYIPERSDVIRQGCSLAALVELANEYDYVLVETTLYNAFFVPISLYDSYLADEIPDTSIEVLHETTMGTALYQLYDGSIKLWGCKKLLWHRLPMDESKVQMLPRGQRQFPFAPRETKNSLAMSHAVDLRVCYSETSSADQRAICSANLVRQLQKDGFCYVRGTGIARQTCQRALEATHSLLQDADECVRRSCLTTDRARRGYSPMCTENFSSLLGETGPNDLVRKFRVGPVDGHEGGGALLQPNVWPVEGTWDAPTAAAFRAHVEAYYGSICAAATTMVTTICQGILAMYPDLEAALAPLMKESLAHSSILTLLGYRVGSRHKGRSKGPLVAAHTDVGVITVLVFDDGDCATLQRRTGQGDWEDVVLPASVPDDPIFVVNVADCFSELSGGRLPSTIHRVVARPGKTQPRNGCALFVGLDPHEMLCIQDEAMTYECWRKRRIARAQTVHRESSSS; encoded by the coding sequence ATGGAACCCCAAATTCGTCGGCGGCAAACGAAAAGCCGACGGAATCGCGATGGCCTGATTCGGTTCGCCCGTGACAGAACGAGCCAAAATGGCGAAGATGGGATTATCGAACGATTATTTCAACTACTACCAACCGAAAGCGAGCGTTGGTGCGTCGACTTGGGCGCCTGGGACGGAGTTCATTTGAGCAACACTAATTCGCTGCTGGTTGCCACAGCTGATGAGCATGTGTCTGCCGCAAACAGCACTCTATGGCATGGTGTGCTAGTGGAAGCCGACACAGACCGCTTTCAACACTTGCAACAGCTTTACGTCaatagaggcaatgtttgTTTGAACGTATCAGTTTCCGGCATGTCTGATTCGCCGCACACACTGGAAAATATTTTGAAGACACACGGTGACCGAATTAGCTTACCCAGTGACTTTGATTTTCTATGCATCGATATTGACGGTGCCGACTACTGGGTGTGGCACGATCTATTGAAGTCGGAATCCTACCGCCCTAGGGTTGTCTGCGTGGAGTTCAATCCGACCATACCGGATGATTTAATTTACATTCCAGAAAGAAGTGACGTGATACGACAAGGGTGCAGTCTAGCGGCGTTGGTAGAGCTTGCCAACGAATACGACTACGTCCTGGTCGAAACGACCTTGTACAATGCTTTTTTCGTCCCGATATCACTCTACGACTCCTATCTGGCTGACGAAATTCCGGATACTTCGATTGAAGTCCTACACGAGACTACAATGGGTACAGCCCTTTATCAGCTTTATGACGGTTCCATCAAGTTGTGGGGTTGCAAAAAACTCCTCTGGCATCGACTACCGATGGACGAGTCCAAGGTGCAGATGCTACCGAGAGGGCAGCGTCAGTTTCCATTTGCCCCCCGCGAGACCAAAAATTCATTGGCAATGAGCCACGCTGTTGACTTGCGCGTTTGCTACAGCGAAACATCTTCCGCCGACCAACGTGCAATATGCTCCGCCAATCTCGTTCGTCAGTTACAGAAGGACGGCTTTTGCTACGTGCGTGGGACAGGAATTGCTCGACAAACGTGCCAAAGAGCACTGGAGGCGACGCACTCGCTGCTTCAAGATGCGGACGAATGTGTGCGTCGGTCGTGTTTGACCACAGACCGTGCTCGGCGCGGGTACAGTCCCATGTGTACCGAGAATTTCAGTTCGCTGTTGGGAGAAACGGGACCGAACGATTTGGTGCGCAAGTTTCGGGTAGGACCCGTCGATGGACACGAGGGGGGCGGTGCGCTGCTGCAGCCGAATGTCTGGCCAGTCGAAGGGACGTGGGACGCGCCGACGGCGGCCGCTTTTCGCGCACACGTCGAAGCGTACTACGGTTCCATTTGTGCGGCAGCCACGACGATGGTGACGACCATTTGCCAAGGTATCTTGGCGATGTATCCGGATCTCGAGGCCGCATTGGCTCCACTGATGAAGGAATCACTGGCACACTCATCGATTCTAACGCTTCTGGGATACCGCGTTGGCTCTCGTCACAAGGGTCGATCGAAAGGTCCGTTGGTGGCGGCGCATACGGACGTGGGCGTGATTACCGTGCTCGTCTTCGATGACGGTGATTGCGCAACCTTGCAACGCCGTACCGGACAGGGAGACTGGGAGGACGTTGTTTTGCCCGCGTCGGTGCCGGACGATCCCATTTTTGTCGTGAACGTGGCGGACTGTTTTTCCGAATTGAGTGGTGGACGTTTGCCTTCGACGATTCATCGAGTAGTCGCGCGACCGGGAAAGACGCAACCGCGCAACGGCTGTGCCTTatttgtgggactggatCCTCACGAAATGCTATGTATCCAGGACGAAGCGATGACGTACGAATGCTGGCGCAAACGACGGATCGCACGAGCGCAAACGGTACACCgagagtcgtcgtcgtcatag